Proteins found in one Leucoraja erinacea ecotype New England unplaced genomic scaffold, Leri_hhj_1 Leri_523S, whole genome shotgun sequence genomic segment:
- the LOC129694029 gene encoding LOW QUALITY PROTEIN: adiponectin receptor protein 2-like (The sequence of the model RefSeq protein was modified relative to this genomic sequence to represent the inferred CDS: inserted 1 base in 1 codon; deleted 1 base in 1 codon): LVWEGRWRVIPHDVLPDWLXPNDFLLHGHRPPMPSFRACFYSLFRLHTETGNIWTHLLGFVFFLVFGVGYMLRPNINFVAPVQEKVVFGMFFLGAILCLCFSWLFHTVYCHSEKVSRTFSK; the protein is encoded by the exons ctggtGTGGGAGGGCCGCTGGAGGGTGATTCCACACGATGTGCTGCCCGACTGGC CCCCCAACGACTTCCTCCTCCACGGACACCGGCCGCCCATGCCCTCGTTCCGTGCGTGTTTCTACAGC CTCTTCCGCCTGCACACCGAGACCGGCAACATCTGGACACATCTGTTgg GCTTTGTCTTCTTCCTGGTGTTCGGGGTGGGCTACATGCTGAGGCCCAACATCAACTTTGTGGCCCCTGTGCAGGAGAAGGTGGTGTTCGGCATGTTCTTCCTTGGAGCCATCCTCTGCCTCTGCTTCTCCTGGCTTTTCCACACCGTCTACTGCCACTCCGAGAAAGTCTCACGCACCTTCTCCAAGTGA